One Microcebus murinus isolate Inina chromosome 7, M.murinus_Inina_mat1.0, whole genome shotgun sequence genomic region harbors:
- the MAGEL2 gene encoding MAGE-like protein 2, translated as MSQLSKNLGDSSPPAEAPKPPVYSRPTVLMRAPPASSRAPPVPWDPPPIDLQASLAAWQAPQPVWEAPPGQLPAPLPAPVAPMPQPPALGGPMVQAPPLGGPMGKPPTPGVLMVHPPPPGAPIAQHPTPGVLMVHPSAPGVPMAHPPPPGTPMAHPPPPGTPMAHPPPPGTPMAHPPPPGTPMAHPPPPGTPMVHPPPPGTPMAHPPPPGTPMAQPPAPGVLMAQPLTPGVLMVQSPVGAAMAQPPPPGAVMTQPPPLGAVMTQPPPPGAVMTQPPPSAAPMAKPPGPGVLMIHPPGSRAPITQPAASGAPMVQPAAPPGQPMASWAPQGQPLILQIQSQVIRAPPHVPQVPQAPPAQLATPPGWQATSPGWQATPQGWQATPLTWQATQVTWQAPAIAWQAPPPMRQGPPPIRPGPPPIRPGPPPVMRQAPPVMRQAPPVIRQAPPVMRQAPPLIRQAPPPIRPAPQVIATQPPLWQTLPPPPPLRQAPQARLPAPQVQAAPQVPTAAAATQVPAAPPAGLQVPQPVLPAPLSVPLSAPPAVHCPSIIWQAPKGQPPVPHELPTSSMEFQEVQPTQAVAWQAPKAPTHFWQPLPAQEAQRQAPPAVQQQQQPFRGAPPSQKVLQIQLPAEEAEPSDPQAELPAVQHQSSWQGPQEVLQAQPGAPIASSNFPRGSAKSLMTPSGESRASSIEPRGSSKERRTSSKERRAPSKDRMIFAATFCAPRAVSTTRAHLPTAWKSLPTTSETFTATSRAFPSTSYFQPASSNAFPGPSVTSEAPKSLPFPLQDPFACAEALPGGPWVPQPNVSASNASKAVPTVLMATAAAPQATATASEASKTSVEPPRRSGKATRKKKHLEPEEDSRGHTLAFRDWQDQRSWENPNLSAWAVQSPIQVLGDWETPSIPHGLNGWEGPSTSRILSGWEGPTTTWALSTWEGPSTSRGPGTFEGPGIPHTLFISEVPCLSQGSSATQVEVEAQPLSPLDERANALVQFLLVKDQAKVPIQRSEMVKVIIQEYKDECLDIISRANSKLECAFGYQLKEIDATNHSYIIINKLGHPTGDLVASYLDKPKLGLLMVVLSLIFMKGNCVREDLIFNFLFKLGLDVQETNGLFGNAKKLITEVFVRHKYLEYRRIPCTEPAEYEFLWGPRAFLETSKMLVLRFLAKLHKKDPQSWPFHYFEALAECESDDTDEDDSEAGDDPGSPTSSPPPH; from the coding sequence ATGTCGCAGCTAAGTAAGAATCTGGGTGATTCGAGTCCTCCAGCGGAGGCCCCGAAGCCGCCTGTCTATAGCCGCCCTACGGTTCTGATGCGGGCCCCGCCCGCTTCCTCCCGGGCTCCACCAGTCCCTTGGGATCCACCTCCAATTGACTTGCAGGCTTCATTGGCCGCTTGGCAGGCACCCCAGCCTGTCTGGGAGGCCCCGCCGGGCCAGCTGCCTGCCCCGCTGCCTGCCCCGGTGGCTCCGAtgccccagcctccagccctAGGGGGTCCGATGGTCCAGGCTCCCCCACTGGGGGGCCCGATGGGCAAGCCTCCGACTCCTGGAGTGCTAATGGTCCATCCTCCGCCTCCGGGAGCCCCGATAGCCCAGCATCCAACTCCGGGAGTCCTGATGGTGCATCCTTCAGCTCCCGGAGTCCCTAtggcccaccctcctcctccGGGGACCCCTATGGCCCACCCTCCCCCTCCGGGCACCCCGATGGCCCACCCTCCCCCTCCGGGCACCCCGATGGCCCACCCTCCCCCTCCGGGCACCCCGATGGCCCATCCTCCCCCTCCGGGCACCCCGATGGTGCATCCTCCCCCTCCGGGGACACCGATGGCGCATCCTCCCCCTCCGGGGACACCGATGGCCCAGCCTCCAGCTCCGGGAGTCCTGATGGCCCAGCCTCTGACTCCGGGAGTCCTGATGGTCCAGTCTCCTGTGGGAGCCGCGATGGCCCAGCCTCCGCCTCCGGGAGCCGTGATGACCCAGCCTCCACCTCTGGGAGCCGTGATGACCCAGCCTCCACCTCCGGGAGCCGTGATGACCCAGCCTCCACCTTCAGCAGCACCGATGGCCAAGCCTCCAGGTCCTGGAGTCCTGATGATTCATCCTCCAGGTTCGAGAGCTCCGATCACCCAGCCTGCAGCTTCAGGAGCACCGATGGTGCAGCCGGCTGCCCCACCTGGGCAGCCTATGGCTTCTTGGGCCCCGCAGGGTCAACCACTGATCCTGCAAATCCAGTCTCAGGTTATAAGGGCTCCTCCGCACGTTCCCCAGGTCCCGCAGGCGCCCCCTGCGCAGCTGGCCACACCCCCCGGCTGGCAGGCCACCTCGCCAGGGTGGCAGGCCACGCCGCAAGGCTGGCAGGCTACACCCCTGACCTGGCAGGCCACGCAGGTAACCTGGCAGGCGCCAGCAATCGCCTGGCAGGCGCCACCGCCCATGCGCCAGGGCCCCCCACCCATCCGCCCTGGCCCACCGCCCATCCGCCCTGGCCCACCGCCGGTGATGCGCCAGGCACCACCTGTGATGCGCCAGGCACCACCTGTGATCCGCCAGGCACCACCTGTGATGCGCCAGGCACCACCGCTGATCCGCCAGGCACCGCCGCCCATCCGACCTGCCCCACAGGTCATTGCCACGCAGCCACCTCTCTGGCAgaccctgccacccccacctccttTGCGGCAGGCCCCGCAGGCTAGGCTGCCGGCCCCGCAGGTGCAGGCGGCGCCGCAGGTGCCTACGGCTGCAGCTGCTACGCAGGTACCCGCGGCGCCACCCGCTGGCCTGCAGGTGCCGCAGCCTGTGCTGCCGGCCCCGCTGTCTGTCCCACTGTCTGCCCCTCCGGCTGTGCACTGCCCCTCCATCATCTGGCAAGCCCCGAAAGGCCAGCCCCCAGTGCCACATGAGCTACCAACGTCGTCGATGGAGTTCCAGGAGGTGCAGCCAACTCAGGCAGTAGCCTGGCAGGCCCCGAAGGCCCCCACTCATTTCTGGCAGCCCCTGCCTGCTCAGGAGGCCCAGAGGCAGGCTCCCCCGGCtgtacagcagcagcagcagccctttCGGGGAGCCCCGCCCTCCCAGAAAGTCCTGCAAATCCAGCTACCCGCCGAGGAGGCCGAGCCCTCGGACCCGCAAGCAGAGCTGCCTGCGGTGCAGCACCAATCCTCCTGGCAAGGCCCCCAAGAAGTCTTGCAGGCCCAGCCCGGAGCCCCAATAGCCTCGTCAAATTTTCCCCGGGGCTCGGCTAAATCATTGATGACTCCATCAGGAGAATCCAGGGCCTCTTCTATAGAACCCAGGGGCTCTTCTAAAGAACGTAGGACCTCTTCGAAGGAACGGAGGGCCCCTTCAAAGGACCGCATGATCTTTGCTGCCACCTTCTGTGCTCCCAGGGCAGTGTCCACTACACGAGCACACCTGCCAACTGCCTGGAAGAGCCTGCCTACCACATCGGAGACCTTCACTGCCACCTCAAGGGCCTTTCCCTCTACCTCCTATTTTCAGCCTGCCTCTTCTAATGCCTTTCCAGGCCCCTCTGTCACCTCGGAGGCCCCAAAGTCACTGCCATTTCCTCTGCAGGATCCCTTTGCCTGTGCAGAGGCCCTGCCTGGAGGCCCATGGGTTCCACAGCCCAATGTGAGTGCCTCAAATGCATCGAAAGCAGTGCCCACTGTCCTGATGGCTACAGCAGCTGCCCCCCAGGCAACTGCCACTGCTTCAGAGGCCTCAAAGACCTCCGTGGAGCCCCCACGCCGCTCTGGCAAAGCCACCCGGAAGAAGAAGCATCTGGAACCTGAAGAGGACAGCCGCGGCCATACATTGGCCTTTCGTGACTGGCAGGACCAAAGGTCTTGGGAGAATCCGAATCTGAGTGCCTGGGCAGTCCAAAGCCCTATCCAGGTCTTGGGTGACTGGGAGACCCCAAGCATTCCCCATGGCCTGAATGGCTGGGAGGGCCCTAGTACCTCCAGGATCCTGAGTGGCTGGGAGGGGCCCACCACAACTTGGGCACTCAGTACCTGGGAGGGGCCAAGCACCTCGAGGGGCCCAGGTACCTTTGAAGGACCAGGTATCCCTCATACCTTATTTATCTCTGAGGTCCCCTGTCTCTCTCAGGGGTCCAGTGCCACTCAGGTTGAGGTGGAGGCACAGCCATTGTCTCCCCTGGATGAGAGAGCAAATGCATTGGTGCAGTTCCTCTTGGTCAAGGACCAAGCCAAAGTGCCAATCCAGCGCTCAGAGATGGTGAAAGTCATCATCCAAGAATATAAAGATGAGTGCTTAGATATTATCAGCCGTGCCAACAGTAAGCTGGAGTGTGCCTTTGGTTATCAATTGAAGGAAATTGATGCCACAAACCACTCCTATATTATCATCAACAAGCTGGGGCATCCTACAGGTGATTTGGTGGCATCCTACCTAGACAAGCCCAAGCTAGGGCTCCTGATGGTGGTCTTGAGCCTTATTTTCATGAAGGGCAATTGTGTCAGGGAGGATCTGATCTTTAATTTTCTGTTCAAGTTAGGGTTGGATGTCCAGGAGACAAATGGTCTCTTCGGAAATGCAAAGAAGCTCATCACCGAAGTGTTTGTGAGGCACAAGTACCTAGAGTACAGGCGAATCCCCTGCACTGAGCCAGCAGAATATGAGTTCCTCTGGGGCCCTCGAGCATTCCTCGAAACCAGCAAGATGCTTGTCCTGAGGTTTCTGGCCAAGCTCCATAAGAAAGATCCACAGAGCTGGCCATTCCATTACTTTGAAGCGCTGGCAGAGTGTGAGTCTGACGATACAGATGAGGATGATTCTGAAGCCGGTGATGATCccggcagccccaccagcagcccCCCTCCCCATTAA